Proteins from a genomic interval of Nocardioides jishulii:
- a CDS encoding RHS repeat domain-containing protein: MPENARFVTFRREAARTGLSFVSLVALVTTSFLVAVPESVAAPGSGGKVPEARPAKSVKVTPVTPRQRTRAPSVNAGVLEHPRWPEVARARVGSASSATRVGSTPVWVAPTRTGQTTRPLDVSVTPRKGVSPGLDIAITTQPEPSGLESARTTQAPVPVGGQMKVSVDYSDFAAASGGDWASRLRFVDVTDERNTVLETDVSLADRTAEVTVPAKSLQTGTVQLALVAGASGSTGDYSATSLSASASWMVGRQTGDFTWSYPFDLPSAVNGPMPQFGLNYSSGSVDGRTAASNNQTSYIGEGFSGEVGYVERKFVSCADDMGGSNASQKTSDQCWRDDNASLVLGGRSTELVKDSSGNWHLKDADGSTIERRTTGHNADNNNEYWVLTTPDGTRYHFGREKWAAGDEKDTDSTLVAPVFGNQAGEPCHASAFTDSDCTQAYRWNVDFVVDAHDNLLTYFYAREGNRYGSRKGAEALDYDRAGRLVSIEYGGRLSTRADKSPSRVLLSYAQRCLSTSSFNCESEPLNSANAQHWPDVPFDQVCTSGTCGDGNHAPSFFSRLRLSRITSQVLKGTTHTDVDRYDLTHTFPPATDGTGASLTLQKIVHTGLGEKNIVLDPVVLTYALMPNRVSGFPDNQDAPPLMKSRLSSVDSESGSRISVEYTAAECSASNVPTQANLDSNAKRCFPVWWMEPGSFAQNLHFFHKYLAKTVTQSDLGGGQPDVATRYEYVGNPAWHYDDAELTREKYRTWSDWRGYAHVRETTGAGVSTLFKEFRYMRGMHGDRTSTPGTTKSVSLTGLRAPALTDHNRFNGVVREETVRLASASGAEVTTTVNTPWLGPVIATGGGDVARLVKNQSTQVFTPIAAGGVRQTKSVTTYDADGLPTRLDDLGDVATATDDLCTKTEYVKGNGILDKLSKVTVTSKTCSAAVTASDLVSETTHAYDGQAMGVAPTKGDVTRTAVRAENGVVTKSVMTYDALGRVLTTTDAGGNVESVEYSPATGHPDVVTTYEPAPNGSTAPADRWKSIQYLNRERGLPDAEVDLNGKRIDYAYNALGQVTSVWSTAGSKASDAPASVKFDYRVKADGRNVVTTQQLRNDNTYLTSYMFYDGLLRPRQYQAPATGTQGGRLITDTEYNSAGLETAIKGPYFNSAAASATLVSAPGDNTIPRVEATQYDGAGRVVRNDFKSYSTVQWYTSTTYGGDRITVNPPGKEPLTVSVLDGRDRVKEKIEYLVDSPTGAASEIGARTLYDYHPDGKVKRVRDGADLTSTPNIDESNEWVYTYDLRGRLIASSDPDSGETRNTYDDQDRLVSSTRAGRTVSSEYDRAGRRTKMSEGSTTMATWTYDTLAGAKGQLASATRYAKDPSGTMAPYTTAVTGYDAAYRPLGSSVIIPAGETGLAGTYTTSMTYNRDGTVATTSLPRIGPATSPAMAAETLIYKYDGFGQLDTLVGRSPYVVDTEYSEFGEVSVRTLGTTLSKAVFDWRVYAADTGRLSMNWVQREGANNADRLTGYTYDPAGNVTKISDDALGESQCFDYDQMGQMTRAWTQASTSDACAWNATAGTGPSPYRVAWTYDNPTGNRLTETRYDGNVISATDAYTYPAPVENTVQPHTPTTISTDSASGEHTERYLEYSAGSRVVDFDWFGGRIQGNVWTADGLLESYDGWGEMDGSFVYDAAGNRLIKRESGNSTLELGHTEVLVPAAGAASATRFYSAGGENVALRTASTIRFVVADPQGTSQLQIEHSNQTVSTRRTLPFGQTRPVNATGGNWTGNRGFVGGTIDSSTTHLGAREYDSRLGMFISDDPLVDHGDSRQMQGFAYARSNPLAFSDASGLFPTKHDGPGNHPTNLPIPDSPGGGTRQSPSEPKPPVPAPVQQAAQEVVAAQTAEKAVRAKLIATAKELGKIVLDELGVTAGLDCIQNGSAGSCASTALNVLTTVGAGFAVKIIAKYGAPWKWKKAADLAGRVTNLVGELISGVGEWRKAGKRVEAVTDNLGVGAGTIDDAGQLVYRIHGNDARKWGHSWTTENPLKMANPRSRLGLPKVNSGEHVTCARVCDMGGVKKRDALPLDGNPGGGPEWLFPNPQQQLNEIWTLRMDPPL; this comes from the coding sequence GTGCCTGAGAATGCACGGTTCGTCACCTTCCGCCGCGAGGCAGCCCGCACCGGACTGTCGTTCGTGAGCCTGGTAGCTCTCGTCACGACGTCCTTCCTGGTCGCAGTACCGGAGTCGGTGGCGGCTCCGGGCAGCGGCGGGAAAGTCCCCGAGGCCCGACCAGCCAAGTCCGTCAAGGTGACCCCGGTGACGCCGCGTCAGCGGACGCGCGCACCGTCCGTGAACGCGGGCGTGCTGGAGCACCCGAGGTGGCCCGAGGTGGCACGCGCCCGGGTGGGATCCGCGTCGAGCGCCACCCGTGTGGGGAGCACGCCGGTGTGGGTGGCGCCCACCCGGACGGGCCAGACCACGCGCCCCCTGGACGTCAGCGTGACTCCGCGCAAGGGCGTCTCGCCGGGACTCGACATCGCGATCACGACGCAGCCCGAGCCCAGCGGGCTGGAGTCCGCTCGGACCACGCAGGCACCGGTCCCAGTGGGGGGCCAGATGAAGGTCAGCGTCGACTACTCGGACTTCGCGGCGGCCTCCGGTGGTGATTGGGCGAGTCGCCTCCGGTTCGTGGACGTGACCGACGAGCGCAACACAGTGCTCGAGACGGACGTGTCGCTGGCGGATCGGACGGCGGAGGTGACGGTTCCGGCCAAGAGCCTGCAGACGGGCACCGTCCAGCTCGCTCTGGTCGCTGGAGCCTCTGGTTCCACCGGCGACTACTCAGCCACATCGTTGTCGGCGTCGGCCTCTTGGATGGTTGGTCGCCAGACCGGTGACTTCACATGGTCCTACCCGTTCGACCTGCCTTCAGCCGTCAACGGGCCGATGCCGCAATTCGGCCTCAACTACTCGTCAGGATCCGTGGACGGACGTACGGCGGCGTCGAACAACCAGACGTCGTACATCGGCGAAGGCTTCAGTGGCGAGGTCGGCTACGTCGAGCGCAAGTTCGTCTCTTGTGCTGATGACATGGGCGGCAGCAATGCGTCGCAGAAGACGTCCGACCAGTGCTGGCGCGACGACAATGCGAGCCTCGTCCTGGGGGGCCGTTCCACCGAGCTGGTCAAGGACTCCTCCGGCAACTGGCACCTCAAGGACGCCGACGGTTCGACGATCGAGCGGCGCACCACTGGCCACAACGCGGACAACAACAACGAGTACTGGGTGCTCACCACCCCGGACGGAACCCGCTATCACTTCGGGCGGGAGAAGTGGGCTGCCGGCGACGAGAAGGACACTGACTCCACGTTGGTGGCGCCTGTCTTCGGTAACCAGGCCGGCGAGCCGTGCCATGCCTCCGCCTTCACCGATTCGGACTGCACCCAGGCGTACCGGTGGAACGTCGACTTCGTCGTCGACGCGCACGACAACCTCTTGACGTACTTCTACGCTCGCGAAGGCAACCGGTACGGATCGCGCAAGGGTGCCGAGGCGCTCGACTACGACCGCGCCGGTCGTCTCGTGAGCATCGAGTACGGAGGACGCCTCAGCACACGAGCCGATAAGTCACCGTCGCGGGTCTTGCTCAGCTACGCGCAGCGGTGCCTGTCGACCTCGTCCTTCAACTGCGAGTCCGAGCCGCTCAACAGCGCCAACGCCCAGCACTGGCCGGACGTGCCGTTCGACCAGGTCTGCACGTCGGGCACCTGCGGTGACGGCAACCACGCGCCGTCGTTCTTCAGCCGTCTGCGCCTGTCGCGGATCACGAGTCAGGTCTTGAAAGGCACGACGCACACGGACGTCGACCGCTACGACCTGACCCACACCTTCCCGCCGGCGACCGATGGGACCGGTGCCAGCCTCACCCTGCAGAAGATCGTTCACACCGGGTTGGGTGAAAAGAACATCGTGCTGGATCCTGTGGTGCTGACGTATGCCTTGATGCCCAACCGCGTCTCGGGTTTCCCCGACAACCAGGACGCTCCGCCGCTGATGAAGTCGCGGCTCTCCTCCGTCGACTCTGAGTCAGGCAGTCGCATCTCCGTGGAGTACACGGCGGCGGAGTGCTCGGCGAGCAACGTGCCGACCCAAGCCAACCTCGACTCGAACGCGAAGCGTTGCTTTCCGGTCTGGTGGATGGAGCCCGGCTCGTTCGCACAGAACCTCCACTTCTTCCACAAGTACCTGGCCAAGACCGTCACGCAGTCGGACCTCGGCGGTGGCCAGCCAGACGTCGCCACGCGGTACGAGTACGTTGGCAACCCCGCCTGGCACTACGACGACGCCGAGTTGACGCGCGAGAAATACCGCACTTGGTCTGACTGGCGTGGCTATGCCCACGTGAGGGAGACGACCGGAGCAGGGGTGTCCACTCTGTTCAAGGAGTTCCGCTACATGCGGGGCATGCACGGCGACCGGACTTCGACTCCGGGCACGACGAAGTCGGTCAGTCTGACCGGACTGAGGGCCCCGGCACTGACGGACCACAACCGTTTCAACGGCGTGGTGCGGGAGGAGACGGTGCGTTTGGCCAGCGCTTCGGGAGCCGAGGTGACCACGACGGTCAACACGCCGTGGCTCGGGCCAGTCATCGCGACCGGTGGCGGTGACGTCGCACGACTGGTCAAGAACCAGAGCACGCAGGTCTTCACCCCCATCGCGGCCGGGGGGGTGCGTCAGACCAAGAGCGTCACGACCTACGACGCCGACGGTTTGCCCACGCGGCTCGACGACCTGGGCGACGTGGCCACGGCGACCGACGACCTCTGTACGAAGACTGAGTACGTCAAGGGCAATGGCATCCTCGACAAGCTGTCAAAGGTGACGGTGACGAGCAAGACCTGCTCGGCGGCCGTGACGGCTTCCGATCTGGTGAGTGAGACCACCCACGCCTACGACGGTCAGGCCATGGGCGTGGCCCCCACGAAGGGCGATGTGACTCGCACGGCGGTCCGGGCGGAGAACGGGGTCGTCACCAAGTCGGTCATGACGTACGACGCCCTGGGGCGCGTGCTGACGACGACGGACGCCGGCGGCAACGTGGAGAGCGTCGAGTATTCCCCTGCCACGGGTCATCCCGACGTCGTCACGACGTACGAGCCGGCACCCAACGGCAGCACCGCCCCAGCTGATCGCTGGAAGAGCATCCAGTACCTCAACCGTGAGCGAGGGCTGCCGGACGCCGAGGTTGATCTCAACGGCAAGCGCATCGACTATGCCTACAACGCGCTGGGTCAGGTCACGAGCGTCTGGTCGACGGCCGGCTCGAAGGCGTCGGACGCTCCGGCCTCGGTGAAGTTCGACTACCGGGTCAAGGCGGACGGCCGCAACGTGGTCACGACGCAGCAGTTGCGCAACGACAACACGTACCTGACCAGCTACATGTTCTACGACGGTCTACTGCGACCGCGCCAGTACCAGGCACCGGCAACCGGCACCCAGGGCGGACGCCTCATCACCGACACGGAGTACAACAGCGCTGGGCTCGAGACCGCCATCAAGGGACCGTACTTCAACTCGGCGGCTGCCTCGGCGACGCTGGTTTCGGCCCCCGGCGACAACACGATCCCGCGGGTCGAGGCCACGCAGTACGACGGAGCTGGCCGCGTCGTGCGCAACGACTTCAAGTCCTACAGCACCGTGCAGTGGTACACGAGCACCACCTACGGTGGCGACCGGATCACGGTGAACCCGCCCGGCAAGGAGCCTCTGACGGTCTCAGTGCTGGACGGGCGTGACCGGGTCAAGGAGAAGATCGAGTATCTCGTCGACTCTCCCACCGGCGCGGCAAGCGAGATCGGCGCCCGGACGCTCTACGACTACCACCCCGACGGCAAGGTGAAGCGAGTCCGCGACGGCGCGGATCTGACCTCCACGCCGAACATCGACGAGTCGAACGAGTGGGTCTACACCTACGACCTCCGGGGTCGTCTGATCGCCTCGAGTGACCCTGACTCGGGGGAGACCCGGAACACGTACGACGACCAGGACCGTTTGGTGAGCAGCACCCGCGCCGGACGCACCGTGAGCTCTGAGTACGACCGCGCCGGTCGCCGGACGAAGATGTCCGAGGGCAGCACCACTATGGCCACCTGGACCTACGACACCCTCGCCGGCGCCAAAGGTCAGCTCGCAAGTGCGACGCGGTACGCCAAGGATCCCAGTGGAACCATGGCGCCGTACACGACAGCGGTCACCGGCTACGACGCCGCCTACCGGCCGCTTGGCTCGAGCGTGATTATCCCTGCTGGCGAGACGGGTCTGGCCGGCACTTACACGACGTCGATGACCTACAACCGTGACGGCACGGTCGCCACGACCTCGCTCCCTCGCATCGGTCCTGCGACGTCGCCCGCGATGGCAGCCGAGACTCTCATCTACAAGTACGACGGCTTCGGGCAGCTCGACACGCTCGTCGGTCGTAGCCCGTACGTGGTGGACACCGAGTACTCGGAGTTCGGCGAGGTGTCCGTCCGAACCCTGGGTACAACTCTCAGCAAAGCGGTTTTCGACTGGCGCGTGTACGCCGCGGACACGGGTCGACTCTCCATGAACTGGGTGCAGCGCGAGGGAGCGAACAACGCCGATCGGCTCACCGGGTACACGTACGACCCGGCCGGCAACGTCACGAAGATCAGCGACGACGCCCTAGGGGAGTCGCAGTGCTTTGACTACGACCAGATGGGTCAGATGACGCGAGCGTGGACGCAGGCCTCGACGTCTGACGCGTGCGCTTGGAACGCTACGGCCGGTACGGGGCCCTCGCCTTACCGTGTGGCGTGGACGTACGACAACCCAACTGGCAACCGGCTGACGGAGACACGCTACGACGGGAATGTCATCTCAGCCACGGACGCCTACACCTACCCGGCGCCGGTGGAGAACACCGTACAGCCGCACACTCCGACCACCATCTCGACCGACAGCGCCTCAGGGGAGCACACCGAGCGCTACCTGGAGTACTCCGCAGGGTCGCGTGTCGTCGACTTCGACTGGTTCGGCGGCCGGATCCAGGGCAACGTGTGGACGGCCGACGGGCTCCTGGAGAGCTACGACGGGTGGGGCGAGATGGACGGGTCGTTCGTCTATGACGCTGCAGGTAACCGTCTCATCAAGCGGGAGTCCGGCAACAGCACCTTGGAACTCGGGCACACCGAGGTTCTTGTGCCTGCTGCGGGAGCTGCCTCCGCCACGCGCTTCTACAGCGCCGGCGGTGAGAACGTGGCGCTGCGCACGGCCAGCACGATCCGTTTCGTGGTGGCGGACCCGCAGGGAACGTCCCAGCTGCAGATCGAGCACTCCAACCAGACTGTGAGCACACGCCGCACCTTGCCGTTCGGTCAGACTCGGCCGGTCAACGCGACCGGCGGCAACTGGACGGGGAACCGTGGTTTCGTCGGCGGGACAATCGACTCCAGCACCACGCACCTCGGTGCGCGGGAGTACGACTCGCGCCTGGGAATGTTCATCTCCGACGACCCGCTGGTCGATCATGGCGACAGTCGGCAGATGCAGGGGTTCGCCTACGCCCGCAGCAACCCGCTGGCATTCAGTGACGCGAGTGGCCTGTTCCCCACGAAGCACGACGGGCCCGGCAACCATCCCACCAACCTGCCGATCCCGGACTCCCCCGGTGGTGGGACCAGGCAGTCGCCGAGCGAACCGAAGCCGCCCGTGCCTGCGCCGGTCCAGCAGGCTGCTCAGGAAGTCGTTGCCGCCCAGACTGCCGAGAAGGCGGTCAGGGCCAAGCTGATCGCGACAGCCAAAGAGCTTGGCAAGATCGTCCTCGACGAACTGGGTGTGACGGCCGGCCTCGACTGCATCCAGAACGGATCGGCGGGCTCGTGCGCCAGCACTGCCCTCAATGTGCTGACCACCGTGGGGGCCGGCTTCGCAGTCAAGATCATCGCCAAGTACGGGGCGCCCTGGAAGTGGAAGAAGGCGGCTGACCTAGCGGGCCGAGTCACGAACCTGGTCGGAGAGCTGATCTCCGGCGTGGGCGAGTGGCGCAAAGCCGGGAAGAGGGTGGAAGCTGTCACGGACAATCTCGGTGTTGGCGCAGGAACAATCGACGACGCTGGTCAGTTGGTGTACCGGATCCACGGTAACGATGCTAGAAAGTGGGGACACTCGTGGACGACCGAGAATCCGCTCAAGATGGCCAACCCGCGTTCGAGGCTCGGATTGCCAAAGGTCAACTCGGGAGAGCACGTCACGTGCGCGAGAGTGTGCGACATGGGTGGTGTCAAGAAGCGTGACGCGCTGCCGCTCGACGGAAATCCGGGTGGCGGACCCGAGTGGTTGTTCCCCAACCCGCAGCAGCAACTGAACGAGATTTGGACTCTACGCATGGACCCGCCGTTGTGA
- a CDS encoding DUF2804 domain-containing protein, whose product MTEREITSPVDLCLPDGRLNPAAVGWTRTPLHRANLRGWGRAKRWEYWGVVTPTHVIGIVASTLDYAGVPSLYVLERATGREWAEDGIVPLARGVVMPEVSGTGAVLTSGGGVEITIDQGATGTAISASAGAITVHLDVPLDPGHESLGVVVPWSAKRFQYTVKDVARRVSGTLTLDGETYEVGEGSFAVLDHGRGKWPYSMTWNWAAAYDPARRVGIQLGGKWTDGTGSTENALFVDGRLHKISDDLQWSYDRSDWLKPWHVLGPRIDATFVPFHERVATTNLWVLAGETHQCFGHFAGWATTDEGEKVSLDGLVGWAEEAHNRW is encoded by the coding sequence GTGACCGAACGCGAGATCACCAGCCCCGTCGACCTCTGCCTGCCCGACGGCAGGCTCAACCCCGCCGCAGTGGGGTGGACGCGTACGCCGTTGCACCGCGCCAACCTGCGCGGCTGGGGCCGGGCGAAGCGCTGGGAGTACTGGGGCGTCGTCACGCCGACCCACGTCATCGGGATCGTCGCCTCCACCCTCGACTACGCGGGTGTCCCGAGCCTGTACGTCCTCGAACGCGCCACCGGCCGCGAGTGGGCCGAGGACGGCATCGTCCCGCTCGCGCGCGGTGTCGTGATGCCTGAGGTCAGTGGCACCGGCGCCGTGCTGACCTCGGGTGGCGGCGTCGAGATCACCATCGACCAAGGTGCGACCGGCACCGCGATCAGCGCCTCCGCGGGCGCGATCACGGTGCACCTCGACGTGCCGCTCGATCCCGGCCACGAGTCGCTGGGCGTCGTGGTCCCGTGGAGCGCGAAACGCTTTCAGTACACCGTCAAGGACGTCGCGCGCCGGGTCTCGGGCACGCTCACGCTGGACGGGGAGACGTACGAGGTGGGCGAGGGCTCCTTCGCCGTGCTCGACCACGGGCGCGGCAAGTGGCCCTACTCGATGACCTGGAACTGGGCGGCGGCCTACGACCCCGCCCGCCGCGTCGGCATCCAGCTCGGCGGCAAGTGGACCGACGGCACCGGCTCCACCGAGAACGCGCTCTTCGTCGACGGCCGGCTGCACAAGATCTCGGACGACCTGCAGTGGAGCTACGACCGCAGCGACTGGTTGAAGCCGTGGCACGTGCTCGGACCGCGGATCGACGCCACCTTCGTGCCGTTCCACGAGCGGGTGGCGACGACCAACCTGTGGGTGCTGGCCGGTGAGACCCACCAGTGCTTCGGCCACTTCGCCGGCTGGGCGACGACTGACGAGGGCGAGAAGGTGTCACTCGACGGGCTGGTCGGGTGGGCCGAGGAGGCGCACAACCGCTGGTGA
- a CDS encoding helix-turn-helix domain-containing protein: protein MSLTGQFTHQDVLVEEHAYRLGPPTGILVLRYPAGEGPTHFPETRDDHRHQVFWSPTGALAVRHGGATTHLGPAQAFWARRGTTLEVTTCGSQAVHVACVREAPGHLRDLPAATVDLTPTGRAALERLCLPGVDEDEAMELKETLFAGITAPSLLESAGRGTGPARRVAAAMMSDPADPTELAEWAVRLHTSLKTLQRDFLREYDMSWTQWRTTMRLQASTALLGQYGVTDVAHRVGWASPSAYVQAFRRHYGLTPGAWVRRNALRAEAA, encoded by the coding sequence GTGTCGCTCACAGGACAGTTCACGCACCAGGACGTGCTGGTGGAGGAGCACGCCTACCGGCTCGGGCCTCCGACCGGGATCCTGGTGCTGCGCTACCCGGCGGGCGAGGGACCGACCCACTTTCCCGAGACCCGCGACGACCACCGCCACCAGGTCTTCTGGTCGCCGACCGGCGCCCTCGCGGTGCGCCACGGTGGCGCCACCACCCACCTGGGTCCCGCACAGGCGTTCTGGGCTCGGCGTGGAACCACGCTGGAGGTCACGACCTGCGGCTCCCAGGCCGTGCACGTCGCCTGCGTACGCGAGGCCCCCGGCCACCTGAGGGACCTACCGGCGGCCACGGTCGACCTGACCCCCACGGGCCGCGCCGCGCTCGAGCGCCTGTGCCTGCCGGGCGTCGACGAGGACGAGGCCATGGAGCTCAAGGAGACCCTGTTCGCCGGGATCACCGCTCCCTCGCTCCTCGAGTCAGCCGGACGCGGGACCGGCCCGGCCCGGCGGGTGGCCGCCGCGATGATGAGCGATCCCGCCGACCCCACCGAGCTCGCCGAGTGGGCCGTGCGGCTGCACACCAGCCTGAAGACTCTTCAGCGCGACTTCCTGCGCGAGTACGACATGTCGTGGACCCAGTGGCGTACGACGATGCGCCTGCAGGCCTCCACCGCCCTGCTGGGGCAGTACGGCGTCACCGACGTCGCCCACCGCGTCGGATGGGCGAGCCCGTCGGCGTACGTCCAGGCCTTCCGCAGGCACTACGGCCTGACGCCGGGCGCGTGGGTGCGGAGGAACGCGCTGCGCGCCGAGGCTGCGTGA
- a CDS encoding ABC transporter substrate-binding protein — translation MSPRPSSRPSPRRRPFRALAAVACVASLALTACGADDSGSDSGDEKTRTFAADNGDITIPEDPERVIATGYAVPVLIESDADLVGVSEWSRGVPLMTDEDRETYEELPKVAGETAASTNYEAIAEAEPDLIVIGVPKPALVDLDIEKLEGIAPVVVLGPSLPDSWKTISEKQADAAGASEGFEKTRDAYLAEAEELKEKHAEVLDGVDFGHVGAYGDISAGTFQREFAGSWGTNIATDVGVTYAGEVKKKGGGAADVAEYPAIEELPASFADVDVITYTVGPDGKPEEAVQYVLDSGLWKNLPAVKAGKTVGLRYTEATTYTSALQTLKALDEALGSLQ, via the coding sequence ATGTCTCCTCGTCCGTCTTCCCGTCCGTCCCCGCGCCGCCGTCCGTTCCGCGCCCTCGCTGCCGTCGCCTGCGTGGCGAGCCTGGCCCTCACCGCCTGCGGCGCCGACGACTCGGGTTCGGACTCCGGCGACGAGAAGACACGCACCTTCGCCGCCGACAACGGCGACATCACGATCCCCGAGGACCCCGAGCGCGTCATCGCCACCGGCTACGCCGTGCCCGTGCTCATCGAGTCCGACGCCGACCTGGTCGGCGTCTCGGAGTGGTCGCGCGGGGTGCCGCTGATGACCGACGAGGACCGTGAGACCTACGAGGAGCTGCCCAAGGTCGCCGGTGAGACCGCCGCCTCCACCAACTACGAGGCCATCGCCGAGGCCGAGCCCGACCTGATCGTCATCGGCGTGCCCAAGCCCGCCCTGGTCGACCTCGACATCGAGAAGCTCGAGGGCATCGCGCCCGTCGTCGTCCTCGGCCCGAGCCTGCCCGACTCCTGGAAGACGATCAGCGAGAAGCAGGCCGACGCGGCCGGTGCCTCCGAGGGCTTCGAGAAGACCCGCGATGCCTACCTCGCTGAGGCCGAGGAGCTGAAGGAGAAGCACGCCGAGGTGCTCGACGGAGTCGACTTCGGCCACGTCGGCGCCTACGGCGACATCTCCGCCGGGACCTTCCAGCGTGAGTTCGCCGGCAGCTGGGGCACCAACATCGCCACCGACGTGGGCGTCACCTACGCCGGCGAGGTCAAGAAGAAGGGCGGCGGCGCTGCGGACGTCGCCGAGTACCCCGCCATCGAGGAGCTGCCGGCCAGCTTCGCCGACGTCGACGTCATCACCTACACCGTCGGCCCCGACGGCAAGCCGGAGGAGGCCGTCCAGTACGTCCTCGACTCCGGCCTCTGGAAGAACCTCCCCGCCGTCAAGGCCGGGAAGACCGTGGGGCTGCGCTACACCGAGGCCACCACCTACACCTCGGCGCTCCAGACCCTCAAGGCCCTCGACGAGGCGCTCGGCAGCCTCCAGTGA
- a CDS encoding siderophore-interacting protein — translation MTDEFTRADPGPRVAQFHASGRGVRRIGYPILLTRGVLVARTEVTPSMLRLTVGGPELAGFHSYQADDHVKVVLPFPDGTRNDPVPNDHQTLDWPRPSSPARKYTVRRFDRDACELDLDVVFHEGGVASEWASSVAVGEEVVLAGPPGAKAFPRTYAHYVLVADPTGLPAVARWLEESPGDVSADVVIDVDHAHECDYPLRELDGVRVQWLDRSQGSRAAEVVAGLDLPDDTFLFAAGEAGDVKPLRAWSREHGIEALVTGYWKRGVADLDD, via the coding sequence GTGACCGACGAGTTCACCCGCGCCGACCCGGGCCCCCGGGTGGCGCAGTTCCACGCCAGCGGCCGCGGGGTGAGGCGGATCGGCTACCCGATCCTGCTCACCCGCGGCGTGCTGGTGGCGCGCACCGAGGTCACTCCGTCCATGCTCCGGCTCACCGTGGGTGGGCCGGAGCTGGCCGGCTTCCACAGCTACCAGGCCGATGACCACGTCAAGGTCGTGCTGCCCTTCCCGGACGGCACCCGCAACGACCCGGTGCCCAACGACCACCAGACGCTCGACTGGCCGCGTCCTTCCTCGCCGGCCCGCAAGTACACCGTCCGCCGCTTCGACCGCGACGCCTGCGAGCTCGACCTCGACGTCGTCTTCCACGAGGGTGGCGTGGCCTCGGAATGGGCCAGCTCCGTCGCCGTCGGCGAGGAGGTCGTGCTGGCCGGCCCGCCCGGAGCCAAGGCCTTCCCGCGCACCTACGCCCACTACGTGCTGGTCGCCGACCCCACCGGCCTGCCGGCCGTGGCGCGGTGGCTGGAGGAGTCGCCGGGCGACGTCAGCGCGGACGTCGTGATCGACGTCGACCACGCGCACGAGTGCGACTACCCGCTGCGGGAGCTCGACGGCGTACGCGTGCAGTGGCTGGACCGCTCCCAGGGCTCCCGGGCCGCAGAGGTGGTCGCCGGGCTCGACCTGCCCGACGACACGTTCCTCTTCGCCGCGGGCGAGGCCGGCGACGTCAAGCCGCTGCGCGCGTGGAGCCGCGAGCACGGCATTGAGGCCCTGGTGACCGGTTACTGGAAGCGCGGGGTCGCCGACCTCGATGACTGA
- a CDS encoding FecCD family ABC transporter permease, protein MTEAARPSSPASRRRVLGLVGATTALVVVAALSLAVGARQVPLAEVVRAFTDFVPTSDDHVVVRELRLPRLWLACAVGAALAVSGALVQTLTRNPLAEPGILGVTAGASFAIVVATAAWGVDSQVSQLLAAGIGAVVATVAVYAVGRDNPLRLLLAGVALSAVLAGLGLGVRLMMPDVFDNYRFWSVGSLAGREQVALGLPLSVIVVALVAVVLLVPSLSAMALGEHVATTLGARVRTTRVLTVVVLTVLAAAATAVAGPIGFVGLIVPHLVRRLASGSIGWLMVLCVLGGPVLVLTADVLARVLLPTGEVPVAVVTAFLGGPVLIWVVRRYGTVGL, encoded by the coding sequence ATGACTGAAGCTGCTCGTCCCTCCTCCCCGGCGTCGCGACGACGAGTGCTGGGGCTGGTGGGCGCGACGACGGCGCTGGTCGTCGTCGCCGCCCTCAGCCTCGCCGTCGGCGCCCGCCAGGTGCCGCTGGCCGAGGTCGTGCGTGCCTTCACCGACTTCGTCCCGACCAGCGACGACCACGTCGTGGTGCGCGAGCTCCGGCTGCCGCGGCTCTGGCTGGCCTGCGCGGTCGGCGCCGCGCTGGCCGTCTCCGGCGCCCTGGTGCAGACGCTGACGCGCAACCCGCTCGCCGAGCCCGGCATCCTCGGCGTCACCGCCGGAGCCTCCTTCGCGATCGTCGTCGCCACCGCTGCCTGGGGCGTGGACTCCCAGGTCAGCCAGCTTCTGGCCGCGGGCATCGGCGCGGTCGTGGCCACGGTCGCGGTCTATGCCGTGGGCCGCGACAACCCCCTGCGGCTGCTGCTCGCCGGAGTGGCGCTGAGTGCCGTGCTCGCCGGCCTCGGGCTCGGGGTCCGGTTGATGATGCCGGACGTCTTCGACAACTACCGCTTCTGGTCGGTGGGCTCGCTGGCCGGGCGTGAGCAGGTGGCGCTCGGGCTGCCGCTCTCCGTGATCGTCGTGGCCCTGGTGGCGGTGGTCCTGCTGGTGCCCTCGCTCAGCGCGATGGCGCTCGGCGAGCACGTCGCCACCACGCTCGGAGCGCGGGTGCGCACCACGCGCGTGCTGACCGTCGTCGTCCTCACCGTGCTGGCGGCGGCCGCCACCGCCGTGGCCGGGCCGATCGGCTTCGTCGGCCTGATCGTGCCCCACCTCGTACGCCGCCTGGCCTCGGGCTCGATCGGCTGGCTGATGGTGCTCTGCGTGCTCGGGGGCCCGGTGCTGGTGCTCACCGCCGACGTGCTGGCTCGCGTGCTCCTGCCGACTGGCGAGGTGCCGGTCGCGGTGGTCACCGCCTTCCTCGGAGGGCCGGTGCTGATCTGGGTCGTGCGCCGCTACGGGACAGTGGGCCTGTGA